The following coding sequences lie in one Treponema socranskii subsp. buccale genomic window:
- a CDS encoding LolA family protein has protein sequence MKKIIINFICVLVFAAMPLFAADATFDTVCADLARHPNTTGNFTQVRTISKVNRSLTSSGTFIFSLDGIMWKTLKPFPSSLVVGLTSVIQTTPDGKKTVIDASNNQIFTSISTTLSSIFSGNAKKLYENFSVAFSSDGNKWNAVLTPKDKTVAAVMKSLALGGTGASGGAEFDTIVMTEAGGDTITYTFSNQKYPKELSADEKAVFAAK, from the coding sequence ATGAAAAAGATAATTATTAATTTTATATGTGTTCTTGTTTTTGCGGCGATGCCGCTCTTTGCGGCGGATGCGACATTCGATACCGTATGTGCCGATCTGGCGCGTCATCCGAATACGACCGGAAACTTTACGCAGGTGCGCACGATTTCGAAAGTGAACCGTTCGCTCACGTCGAGCGGAACCTTTATATTCAGCCTCGACGGCATTATGTGGAAAACGTTGAAGCCCTTTCCGTCGTCGCTCGTCGTCGGTTTGACGAGTGTTATTCAAACGACGCCCGACGGGAAAAAAACCGTCATCGACGCGTCGAACAATCAAATCTTTACGAGCATTTCGACGACGCTCTCTTCGATTTTTTCCGGCAATGCAAAAAAATTGTATGAAAATTTTTCCGTCGCATTTTCTTCAGACGGAAACAAATGGAATGCCGTTCTTACTCCGAAAGACAAAACGGTCGCCGCTGTCATGAAATCGCTCGCACTCGGCGGAACGGGCGCATCCGGCGGAGCGGAATTCGATACGATCGTCATGACCGAAGCGGGCGGCGACACCATCACCTATACGTTTTCGAATCAAAAGTATCCGAAGGAGCTTTCTGCCGATGAAAAAGCCGTCTTTGCCGCGAAATAA
- a CDS encoding acyl-CoA thioesterase, with product MNGSLISEEMTFKIEFYDVDSMRVAWHGNYVKFIERGRCALLDKIGYGYLQMVEDGYAFPVTALNIKYVRSLAFGDEARITASLIEYENRLKIRYEIYNAKTGVLATKAESTQMAVKIETGETCFVCPEKLIACVETLLKK from the coding sequence ATGAACGGTTCGCTCATTTCGGAAGAGATGACATTTAAAATCGAATTTTACGACGTCGATTCGATGCGCGTTGCATGGCACGGAAATTACGTAAAATTCATCGAACGCGGCAGATGCGCGCTGCTCGATAAAATCGGCTACGGCTATCTGCAGATGGTCGAAGACGGCTATGCGTTTCCGGTGACGGCGTTGAATATAAAATACGTGCGATCGCTCGCATTCGGAGACGAAGCGCGCATTACAGCCTCATTGATTGAATACGAAAATCGTCTTAAAATACGCTATGAGATTTACAACGCAAAAACCGGCGTCCTTGCGACAAAGGCGGAAAGCACGCAGATGGCGGTAAAGATAGAGACGGGTGAAACGTGTTTTGTGTGTCCCGAAAAATTAATCGCCTGCGTTGAAACATTGTTAAAAAAATAA
- a CDS encoding LpxL/LpxP family acyltransferase: MAELAERTDEHWTQKREEVSSSRPIVFLVWLVSHLPLWFVGLLAFPISFFYFACSKRARNESRAYQNRLLRYTAGKDDRIRRPHIYRHIVSFALCIIEKIEGWCGKIDFNKIKLHDDDVTLLIEELDRKKGALLIGSHLGNIEMLRSLAEYGRTGVSHYVPVTAILNLNTTQKFNNTIKKINPHVQLNIINADEIDAGTISLLMDRIDEGGLVVIAADRTSLNTVDRAITESFLGKPARFSYGAFLLAALLKAPTYFVFALREKTLMLTPRYSMRVHKTDITFDCPRAERETRIKRLCGEYVALLEKYCTMYPLQWYNFFNFWVEDENRKEA; encoded by the coding sequence ATGGCTGAACTTGCGGAAAGAACGGACGAGCACTGGACGCAAAAGAGAGAAGAAGTATCGAGCAGCCGTCCGATCGTATTTCTTGTGTGGCTCGTTTCGCATCTGCCCTTGTGGTTCGTCGGTTTGCTCGCGTTCCCCATTTCATTTTTTTATTTTGCCTGTTCGAAGCGTGCCCGAAACGAATCGCGCGCGTATCAAAATCGACTGCTGCGGTATACCGCGGGCAAGGATGATCGCATAAGGCGTCCTCATATCTATAGGCACATCGTGTCGTTTGCCTTGTGCATTATCGAAAAGATCGAAGGCTGGTGCGGTAAAATCGATTTTAATAAAATCAAGCTTCACGACGACGACGTTACATTGCTGATCGAAGAGCTCGATCGAAAAAAGGGAGCGCTGCTTATCGGCTCGCATTTGGGCAATATCGAAATGCTGAGGAGTCTTGCAGAATACGGCCGCACCGGCGTGTCGCACTATGTGCCCGTTACGGCGATTTTGAATTTGAATACGACACAAAAATTCAACAATACGATAAAAAAAATCAATCCGCACGTGCAGCTCAATATAATAAATGCGGATGAAATCGATGCCGGAACGATTTCGCTTTTGATGGACAGAATCGACGAAGGCGGGCTCGTCGTTATCGCCGCCGATCGCACCTCTCTCAATACCGTAGACAGGGCGATAACCGAAAGCTTTCTCGGTAAACCCGCGCGGTTTTCATACGGAGCGTTTTTGCTCGCAGCGCTTTTAAAAGCACCGACGTATTTCGTGTTTGCGCTCCGTGAAAAAACGCTCATGCTCACTCCGCGCTATTCGATGCGCGTACATAAAACGGACATTACTTTCGATTGTCCCCGCGCCGAAAGAGAGACGCGGATCAAACGTCTGTGCGGTGAATACGTCGCGCTTCTGGAAAAGTATTGCACAATGTATCCTCTGCAGTGGTATAATTTTTTTAATTTTTGGGTTGAAGACGAAAATCGCAAGGAAGCATGA
- a CDS encoding glycosyltransferase family 2 protein — MDAVQSSSQNDAAQNAAIKLGFVIPVYNHGSTVGSVIRSLAVYGRPIIVVDDGNDEANKMQIRAAVDSCPLSVLVERKKNGGKGKAMTSGVLKAHELDLTHVFQIDSDGQHDASRASFFIEAAEENPSCLICGTPVFDESVPTSRKKGREISNRWARFVSLSDEIVDAMCGFRIYPVEPYCRLLTHRAWVDARMGYDADILVHFVWSGVHIKSYPVRVTYPADGISNFRIVRDNIRISLSFTKLFFGMIVRLPFLAFRAICRRRAHG, encoded by the coding sequence ATGGATGCGGTACAAAGTTCGTCGCAAAACGATGCGGCGCAGAACGCTGCGATAAAGCTCGGCTTCGTCATCCCCGTGTACAATCACGGTTCGACGGTCGGCTCCGTTATCCGCTCTCTTGCCGTATACGGCCGGCCGATTATCGTCGTGGACGACGGTAACGATGAGGCGAATAAAATGCAGATCCGCGCGGCGGTCGATTCGTGTCCGCTTTCTGTGCTCGTCGAACGGAAAAAAAACGGCGGCAAAGGCAAAGCGATGACGAGCGGCGTTTTAAAAGCGCACGAACTCGATTTGACGCATGTCTTTCAAATCGATTCGGACGGACAGCATGACGCCTCTCGCGCTTCTTTCTTTATCGAAGCGGCGGAAGAAAATCCCTCCTGCCTTATCTGCGGTACGCCCGTGTTCGACGAATCGGTGCCGACTTCGCGAAAAAAAGGCAGAGAGATTTCAAACCGCTGGGCCCGCTTTGTGTCTCTGAGCGATGAAATCGTCGACGCCATGTGCGGCTTTCGAATCTATCCGGTAGAACCGTATTGCCGCCTGCTCACTCACCGCGCGTGGGTCGATGCGCGTATGGGATACGACGCGGACATCCTCGTACACTTCGTATGGAGCGGCGTGCATATAAAATCCTATCCGGTGCGCGTAACCTATCCCGCAGACGGCATTTCGAATTTTCGTATAGTGCGCGACAATATCCGCATATCGCTGTCGTTTACGAAATTGTTTTTCGGCATGATCGTACGCTTGCCGTTTTTGGCGTTCCGCGCGATTTGCAGAAGAAGGGCTCATGGCTGA
- a CDS encoding ApeI family dehydratase, with translation MNENLHDIVDEKILSQSGDSAEIEFFIPASSDFFDGHFPEFKLLPAVAQFEIITRFSKKYFGTQRYVPEIKRIKFSAPIRPDTLVRLKLDFNREKKSMSFLLRDVKKSDKAYSSGIFVAAV, from the coding sequence ATGAATGAAAATCTGCACGATATCGTCGATGAAAAGATACTTTCACAGAGCGGAGATTCCGCGGAAATCGAATTTTTTATTCCTGCTTCGAGCGATTTTTTCGACGGGCATTTTCCGGAGTTTAAACTGCTCCCGGCCGTCGCACAGTTTGAAATTATAACGCGGTTTTCAAAAAAATATTTCGGCACGCAGCGTTATGTGCCGGAAATCAAACGCATTAAATTTTCCGCGCCGATCAGACCCGATACGCTTGTCCGCTTAAAGCTCGATTTCAATCGCGAAAAAAAATCGATGTCCTTTTTGCTTCGGGATGTAAAAAAATCCGACAAAGCGTATTCGTCGGGAATCTTCGTCGCTGCGGTGTAA
- a CDS encoding AMP-binding protein — protein MKKIVKVLFYAVAALYPVLVFTFLVVLKLPVRILSLCIVALAFAFFLSATGRARSADGKERRSAKRNGRNDALRKDEVRENDAQMRGTKIGTAKVGALSFDWKPLAQSALFLAAGLFCFFTNRTVFLKLYSVAISATLLVVFGSTLFLPPNIIFRFACLQDKTIRGSAAESSIERYCRKVTLAWCVFFICNGSVSAFTAFFCSDTVWSVYNGGISYALMGCMFVVEFIIRRRVQRKMPEAHTISTFTADSRPDDFIVCYERKWSDGAYKTWRDFLSDSAKLRKFISEKSAQKYILHCEDYWYFLCTFIALLQCKKTVLLTQNVTSEFIAEIKTDGVEFLTDRDIADSIFIPDVVENAASPSESDMRSFPKIVADDTDILLYTSGSTGKPKGVRQRMTEFELDNAFVFSKWGAEFAKRKLVTTVSQHHIYGFLFGIALPFGYGVPFRRTRIEYPEEFETLSDESYMIIATPAFLKRAVETERKLPLDNCFIFTSGGAVSKELAEKTEAVFGFCPLEVYGSTETSGIAYRQQTKDGLTWTPFDNAKIWKGEDGCLVIVSPYIKDPKGFATADLVDLLPDGRFVMKGRADSIVKIEEKRISMTEVENRLLQSGFVSDVKVVALEDVRQYLAAALVLNADGKRKFQNEKKLTINKFFHDYLMNYFENVVIPKRWRYVASLPCDVQGKKHKEDIAALFATRDASDAAVR, from the coding sequence ATGAAAAAAATTGTTAAGGTTCTGTTTTATGCGGTTGCGGCGCTGTATCCCGTCCTTGTTTTTACTTTCCTTGTCGTATTAAAGCTTCCGGTCAGGATTTTATCGCTGTGCATCGTCGCACTCGCTTTCGCGTTTTTTTTAAGCGCGACGGGGCGGGCGCGGAGTGCGGACGGAAAGGAAAGAAGGTCGGCGAAACGGAACGGCCGAAATGACGCGCTTCGAAAGGATGAAGTGCGGGAAAACGATGCGCAAATGCGCGGGACAAAAATCGGAACGGCAAAAGTCGGCGCGCTGTCTTTCGATTGGAAGCCGCTTGCGCAGTCCGCACTTTTTCTTGCAGCCGGTTTATTTTGTTTTTTTACGAATCGGACCGTATTTTTAAAATTGTATTCGGTTGCGATCAGCGCAACGCTGCTCGTTGTTTTCGGCAGTACGCTTTTTTTGCCGCCGAACATCATTTTCAGATTTGCGTGTCTGCAGGATAAAACGATACGCGGCTCTGCGGCGGAAAGTTCGATAGAGCGGTACTGCCGCAAAGTGACCCTTGCATGGTGCGTTTTTTTTATCTGCAACGGAAGCGTGTCGGCGTTTACGGCGTTTTTTTGCTCCGATACGGTGTGGTCGGTATACAACGGCGGCATTTCATACGCGCTTATGGGCTGTATGTTTGTCGTTGAATTTATTATCAGAAGGCGGGTACAAAGAAAAATGCCGGAAGCGCATACGATCAGCACATTTACGGCGGATTCCCGCCCCGACGATTTTATCGTCTGTTACGAACGGAAGTGGTCGGACGGCGCGTATAAAACGTGGCGCGATTTTCTTTCCGATTCGGCAAAGCTTCGAAAATTCATTTCCGAAAAATCGGCACAAAAATATATTCTACACTGCGAAGATTATTGGTATTTTTTGTGCACGTTCATTGCGCTTTTGCAGTGCAAAAAAACGGTGCTTTTGACGCAAAACGTTACGAGCGAATTCATCGCGGAAATCAAAACGGACGGCGTCGAATTTTTAACCGACCGCGATATTGCCGATTCGATCTTTATCCCCGATGTCGTCGAAAATGCGGCTTCTCCGTCCGAAAGCGATATGCGCTCGTTTCCGAAAATCGTCGCGGACGATACGGATATTTTGCTCTACACGTCGGGCAGCACCGGAAAGCCGAAAGGTGTCCGCCAGCGCATGACCGAATTTGAACTCGACAATGCATTCGTCTTTTCGAAGTGGGGCGCGGAATTCGCAAAGCGAAAACTCGTTACGACGGTGAGCCAGCACCACATCTACGGTTTTTTATTCGGTATCGCGCTTCCGTTCGGGTACGGCGTTCCGTTTCGCCGCACGCGCATCGAATATCCCGAAGAATTTGAAACGCTTTCCGACGAATCCTATATGATCATCGCGACGCCCGCATTTTTAAAACGCGCCGTTGAAACCGAGCGGAAACTGCCGCTCGACAATTGCTTTATCTTCACAAGCGGAGGAGCCGTTTCGAAAGAGCTTGCCGAAAAGACGGAAGCCGTATTCGGTTTTTGTCCGCTTGAAGTGTACGGTTCGACGGAGACGAGCGGCATCGCGTACCGGCAGCAGACGAAGGACGGACTTACGTGGACGCCCTTCGACAATGCGAAGATTTGGAAAGGGGAAGACGGTTGTCTCGTCATCGTCTCTCCGTATATCAAAGACCCGAAAGGTTTTGCGACCGCCGATTTGGTAGATCTCCTTCCCGACGGCAGATTCGTCATGAAGGGCAGGGCCGACTCGATCGTAAAGATAGAGGAAAAACGCATTTCGATGACGGAAGTCGAAAACAGGCTTTTGCAGAGCGGCTTCGTCTCCGATGTAAAAGTCGTCGCGCTCGAAGATGTGCGCCAGTATCTTGCGGCGGCACTCGTACTCAATGCTGACGGCAAGCGGAAATTTCAAAACGAAAAAAAATTGACGATTAATAAATTCTTTCACGATTATCTTATGAATTATTTTGAAAACGTCGTCATTCCGAAGCGCTGGCGCTATGTCGCGTCTCTTCCGTGCGATGTGCAGGGTAAAAAGCATAAGGAAGATATCGCAGCTTTGTTTGCAACGCGCGATGCGTCGGATGCGGCCGTACGATAA
- a CDS encoding acyl carrier protein, whose protein sequence is MTKEEIFDKLKAVLSKEFEIEEDKITPAAKLADDLELDSIDSIDLIVKMKDFIPGKVDPAIFKTVKTMQDVVDALYPYTQQA, encoded by the coding sequence ATGACTAAAGAAGAGATTTTCGACAAACTGAAAGCGGTCCTTTCAAAAGAATTTGAAATCGAAGAGGATAAAATCACTCCCGCGGCAAAGCTTGCCGACGACCTTGAGCTCGACTCCATCGATTCGATCGACTTGATCGTAAAGATGAAGGATTTTATTCCCGGCAAAGTCGATCCCGCGATTTTCAAAACGGTGAAGACGATGCAGGATGTCGTCGACGCGCTGTATCCGTATACGCAGCAAGCTTAA
- a CDS encoding phosphopantetheine-binding protein, with amino-acid sequence MDDLKRQIKEVIVSSLQLEDVKPEDIDDAEPLFGTGLGLDSIDALELGVALKKKFGVKLSAESADNKKHFASVDALAEYIAAEKA; translated from the coding sequence ATGGATGATTTGAAACGACAGATTAAAGAAGTGATTGTATCGTCGTTACAGCTTGAAGACGTAAAGCCGGAAGATATCGACGACGCGGAGCCGCTTTTCGGAACGGGCTTGGGGCTCGATTCGATCGATGCGCTTGAATTGGGCGTAGCGTTGAAAAAGAAATTCGGCGTAAAGCTTTCAGCCGAAAGCGCTGATAATAAAAAGCATTTTGCATCGGTCGATGCATTAGCTGAATATATTGCTGCCGAAAAGGCGTAA
- a CDS encoding HPF/RaiA family ribosome-associated protein, with protein MTKNVSAVGFEFEKKQSDMIETKLKRIAYAEDLIIDFTLRVKYDKEYSFDATFNFRWGTQGHVTSKDYSFDAGLNKLMDTLDTKIKKEKDKIQDHTK; from the coding sequence ATGACAAAAAACGTATCGGCAGTCGGTTTCGAGTTTGAAAAAAAACAGTCTGACATGATTGAGACAAAGTTAAAGCGCATCGCTTATGCCGAAGATTTAATCATCGATTTTACTTTGCGGGTAAAATACGATAAAGAGTATTCATTCGATGCGACGTTCAATTTCCGTTGGGGAACACAGGGGCACGTAACAAGCAAAGATTACAGTTTCGATGCCGGTCTCAACAAACTTATGGATACGCTCGATACGAAGATAAAAAAAGAAAAAGATAAAATCCAGGATCACACAAAATAA
- a CDS encoding helix-turn-helix domain-containing protein — MHIFWKNVYRIINYRGINLKTLAALSDVPYSTITNGKNKGEGQPSVGTAYKIASALNESIESLMRDTVQSKSGHILEVKNSLPKNDAARYRRYERIIDALEKLPVNTRESITDLILTVASGGETDSEVEVKKTSEKRVYRVRH; from the coding sequence ATGCACATATTCTGGAAAAATGTTTACCGGATAATCAATTATAGAGGAATCAATTTAAAAACGCTTGCCGCGCTTTCGGATGTACCGTATTCGACGATTACAAACGGAAAAAATAAAGGGGAAGGACAGCCGTCCGTCGGAACGGCATATAAAATCGCGTCGGCTTTGAACGAATCGATAGAATCGCTTATGCGCGATACGGTACAATCGAAAAGCGGACATATCCTCGAAGTAAAGAATTCCCTGCCGAAAAACGATGCCGCGCGCTACCGCCGATACGAACGCATTATCGATGCCCTTGAAAAACTCCCCGTCAATACCCGCGAATCGATTACGGATTTAATTCTCACCGTCGCTTCGGGAGGCGAAACGGATTCGGAAGTCGAAGTGAAAAAAACTTCCGAAAAGCGAGTATACCGCGTTCGGCACTGA